A stretch of the Amycolatopsis sp. BJA-103 genome encodes the following:
- a CDS encoding D-Ala-D-Ala carboxypeptidase family metallohydrolase: protein MRIRLLLPMLALVAGLGTAVAAPAAADPGPVTAGDVSVADACYSWGRTLSEGASGEDVRQLQIRVAGYPGFGGVLAIDGQFGAGTKAAVTRFQQAYGLGADGVAGSATFTKIYALQDDDCTPVNFTYAELNRCNSDWSGGNVSAATAKANALVSMWKLQAMRHAMGDRPIAVNGGFRSVPCNNAVGGAAASRHLYGDAVDLGAGAQGFCALAQQARNHGFSEILGPGYPGHSDHTHVAHRSNRFWSASSCGI from the coding sequence ATGCGCATTCGTCTTTTACTGCCGATGCTCGCCCTCGTGGCCGGCCTCGGTACCGCGGTGGCCGCTCCGGCCGCCGCCGATCCCGGCCCGGTGACGGCGGGAGACGTGTCCGTCGCCGACGCCTGTTACTCCTGGGGACGCACGCTGTCCGAGGGCGCGTCCGGTGAGGACGTCCGTCAGCTGCAGATCCGCGTGGCCGGTTATCCCGGTTTCGGCGGCGTGCTGGCCATCGACGGCCAGTTCGGCGCGGGGACCAAGGCCGCGGTCACCCGGTTCCAGCAGGCGTACGGGCTGGGCGCGGACGGTGTCGCCGGGTCGGCCACGTTCACGAAGATCTACGCGTTGCAGGACGACGACTGCACGCCGGTCAACTTCACCTACGCCGAGCTGAACCGGTGCAACTCCGACTGGTCGGGCGGCAACGTCTCGGCCGCGACGGCGAAGGCCAACGCGCTGGTCTCGATGTGGAAGCTGCAGGCGATGCGGCACGCCATGGGCGACCGGCCGATCGCCGTCAACGGCGGCTTCCGCAGCGTCCCCTGCAACAACGCGGTCGGCGGGGCGGCCGCCAGCCGTCATCTCTACGGCGACGCGGTCGACCTCGGCGCGGGCGCGCAGGGCTTCTGCGCGCTGGCACAGCAGGCCCGCAACCACGGGTTCAGTGAGATCCTCGGCCCGGGCTACCCGGGCCACAGCGATCACACCCACGTGGCGCACCGGTCCAACCGGTTCTGGTCGGCGTCCTCCTGCGGGATCTGA
- a CDS encoding NUDIX domain-containing protein: MIESTPVSVDVLVVRFAPGTRTVLLGIAPRGAEPFEGELALPGVLLGRGERLRDAASRAVVTKLGLPADALSATGQLTTFDEPNRDPRGPTLSIALWATTDPALDEPGNVLWTPLDAVPPLAFDHDRIVADCRPLLAERLWRDVAFTAGLLGPLFTTAQALDATEALTGDRPYPANLGRTMERVPGLRRTTEHAAALPKGGRPPSLWRWE, from the coding sequence GTGATCGAGTCGACGCCGGTGTCCGTGGACGTGCTCGTGGTGAGGTTCGCTCCCGGCACGCGGACCGTGCTGCTGGGAATCGCGCCGCGGGGCGCCGAACCGTTCGAAGGGGAGCTCGCGCTGCCCGGGGTCTTGCTCGGGCGCGGGGAGCGGTTGCGGGACGCGGCGAGCCGGGCGGTGGTCACCAAACTCGGACTGCCGGCGGACGCGCTCTCGGCGACGGGGCAGCTCACCACGTTCGACGAGCCGAACCGTGACCCCCGGGGGCCCACGCTCTCCATCGCCTTGTGGGCCACCACGGATCCCGCGCTCGACGAGCCGGGGAACGTGCTGTGGACCCCGCTGGACGCGGTCCCGCCGCTGGCGTTCGACCACGACCGGATCGTGGCGGACTGCCGTCCGCTGCTGGCCGAGCGGCTGTGGCGGGACGTCGCCTTCACCGCCGGGCTGCTGGGACCGCTCTTCACCACGGCACAAGCGCTGGACGCGACCGAAGCGCTGACCGGGGACCGCCCCTATCCGGCGAATCTCGGCCGGACCATGGAGCGGGTCCCCGGGCTGCGGCGGACCACCGAACACGCGGCCGCCCTCCCCAAGGGAGGACGGCCGCCGTCGTTGTGGCGCTGGGAGTGA
- a CDS encoding adenylosuccinate synthetase — protein MSLLDGHVVVVGLGFGDEGKGAVVDALCADRPTTAVVRFNGGAQAAHNVVADGRHHTFSQFGAGTFAGVPTHLSRFVLVEPFALAAEARQLETDGVRNPLSLLSVDGRALLTTPFHIYANRAREQARGAGRHGSCGKGIGETVWYSLLSGAGPGEVVENQEVIGTPGDAPTVADCARPSVLRRKLDALARFYAPLAAPSHDVDALVTLYRDFADAVRITDGDETGRLADSGRLVFEGAQGALLDQHHGFHPHTTWSTTTPHNARELLGGRRHAVLGVTRTYLTRHGAGPLPTESASMLARFPEAHNDTGEYQGAWRAGDLDEALLDYAIAACDGVDALAVTHLDATGLRVVPADGSPAVGLPDPLAWFGARLPVAVTGYGPDRAGYRVAGARSTINA, from the coding sequence ATGAGCCTCCTGGACGGGCACGTGGTGGTGGTCGGGCTCGGCTTCGGCGACGAAGGCAAGGGAGCCGTGGTCGACGCGCTCTGCGCCGACCGGCCGACCACCGCCGTCGTCCGCTTCAACGGAGGCGCGCAGGCCGCGCACAACGTCGTCGCGGACGGGCGGCACCACACGTTCAGCCAGTTCGGGGCGGGCACGTTCGCCGGCGTGCCCACCCACTTGTCGCGGTTCGTCCTGGTCGAGCCGTTCGCGCTGGCGGCGGAGGCCCGGCAGCTCGAAACCGACGGCGTCCGGAATCCGCTCTCGCTGCTGAGCGTGGACGGCCGGGCCCTGCTCACGACCCCGTTCCACATTTACGCCAACCGGGCGCGGGAACAGGCTCGCGGCGCCGGCCGGCACGGCTCGTGCGGAAAGGGCATCGGCGAGACCGTCTGGTACTCGCTGCTGTCCGGGGCGGGCCCGGGCGAGGTGGTGGAGAACCAGGAGGTGATCGGGACACCGGGTGACGCGCCGACGGTCGCCGACTGCGCCCGGCCGTCGGTGCTGCGGCGCAAGCTCGACGCGCTCGCCCGGTTCTACGCCCCGCTCGCCGCCCCGTCACACGACGTGGACGCCTTGGTGACGCTGTACCGCGACTTCGCGGACGCGGTGCGGATCACCGACGGGGACGAGACCGGACGGCTCGCGGACTCCGGACGGCTGGTTTTCGAGGGAGCGCAGGGGGCTCTCCTCGACCAGCACCACGGGTTCCACCCGCATACGACCTGGTCCACCACCACCCCGCACAACGCCCGTGAACTGCTGGGCGGCCGCCGTCACGCCGTTCTGGGTGTCACGCGGACCTACCTCACCAGGCACGGCGCGGGGCCGCTTCCCACCGAGTCCGCCTCGATGCTCGCCCGCTTTCCCGAGGCGCACAACGACACCGGCGAATACCAGGGCGCGTGGCGGGCGGGCGATCTCGACGAGGCGCTGCTGGACTACGCGATCGCGGCCTGCGACGGCGTGGACGCGCTCGCGGTGACCCATCTCGACGCGACGGGATTGCGGGTCGTGCCCGCTGACGGCTCCCCCGCAGTCGGGCTGCCGGACCCTTTGGCGTGGTTCGGTGCCCGGCTGCCGGTGGCCGTGACCGGATACGGCCCCGACAGGGCCGGTTACCGGGTCGCGGGGGCAAGGTCGACAATCAACGCGTGA
- a CDS encoding adenylate cyclase translates to MLTRDDAVTTIENAVDAATLFAHHRYRELAAVLHPDRNPGDPRAHKAAATLNRLYADWKQSRRQTVTTATAAYTLTTPHAVGSVATTYRTTGPHLVKIVRDPALNPLIHAEWAALRTLDGFTERHRWLRPYYPRLLDTSGPVARGDRAFSVLDPLVDGFTTLADIGKAFPAGLDGRDYAWMHRRLLRAVAGAHRAGVVHGHLTADNVLVHPGQHGIVLAGWSFAVEDGVLPLAADKSVGYPPEVHKGLPMTTATDVHMLHKLMLSLLAPTETRQREFATWCTQEIPGQRPEAADLLDEYDDLLGELYGPRTFRPFIIPETGA, encoded by the coding sequence ATGCTCACCAGGGACGACGCCGTGACGACGATCGAGAACGCGGTCGACGCGGCCACTCTGTTCGCCCACCACCGCTACCGCGAATTGGCGGCCGTACTCCATCCCGACCGGAATCCCGGCGACCCTCGGGCCCATAAGGCGGCCGCCACCCTCAATCGCCTCTATGCCGACTGGAAGCAATCCCGGCGCCAAACGGTCACCACCGCCACGGCGGCTTACACGCTCACCACTCCGCACGCCGTGGGCAGTGTCGCGACCACCTATCGCACCACCGGCCCCCATCTGGTCAAAATCGTGCGCGACCCGGCGCTCAACCCGCTGATCCACGCCGAGTGGGCGGCGCTGCGCACGCTCGACGGCTTCACCGAACGGCACCGCTGGCTTCGCCCGTACTACCCGCGGCTGCTCGACACCTCGGGCCCGGTGGCGCGGGGCGACCGCGCGTTCAGCGTCCTCGATCCGCTCGTCGACGGGTTCACCACCCTCGCCGACATCGGGAAAGCCTTCCCGGCCGGTCTCGACGGCCGCGACTACGCCTGGATGCACCGGCGCCTGCTGCGCGCCGTGGCGGGCGCGCACCGCGCGGGTGTCGTCCATGGCCATCTCACCGCGGACAACGTGCTGGTCCACCCCGGGCAGCACGGCATCGTCCTGGCCGGCTGGTCCTTCGCCGTCGAGGACGGTGTGCTCCCGCTGGCGGCGGACAAGTCCGTCGGCTACCCGCCCGAAGTCCACAAGGGACTGCCGATGACCACGGCCACCGACGTCCACATGCTGCACAAGTTGATGCTTTCGCTGCTGGCACCAACGGAAACCCGCCAACGCGAGTTCGCCACGTGGTGCACCCAGGAAATCCCGGGACAGCGACCCGAAGCCGCCGACCTGCTCGACGAGTACGACGACCTGCTCGGCGAGTTGTACGGCCCCCGCACCTTCCGACCGTTCATCATCCCCGAGACAGGAGCTTGA
- a CDS encoding CDP-alcohol phosphatidyltransferase family protein: MSTPPEPSVTSEEPSLLRQALNVPNMLSILRLAGVPVFLWLLLGPKEDGWAFALLVFSALTDWLDGKLARWLNQMSRLGQLLDPAADRLYILATLIAFLIRDIVPWWVVVPLVAREAVLGVCVLLLRHRGFAPPEVTYIGKGATFVLMYAFPFLLLTQGGSDIAAFARPIGYAFTAWGAVLYVYSGVLYVVQTVRALRSADRG, from the coding sequence GTGAGTACGCCCCCCGAACCGAGCGTGACCAGCGAAGAGCCGTCTTTGCTGCGGCAGGCCCTGAACGTTCCCAACATGCTTTCGATCCTCCGGCTCGCCGGGGTGCCGGTCTTCCTGTGGCTGCTCCTCGGCCCGAAGGAGGACGGCTGGGCGTTCGCGCTGCTCGTGTTCAGCGCGCTCACCGACTGGCTCGACGGCAAACTCGCCCGCTGGCTCAACCAGATGTCGCGGCTCGGTCAGCTGCTCGACCCCGCCGCGGACAGGCTCTACATCCTCGCGACCCTCATCGCCTTCCTGATCCGCGACATCGTCCCGTGGTGGGTGGTGGTCCCGCTGGTCGCCCGCGAGGCGGTGCTGGGGGTCTGCGTGCTGCTGCTGCGGCATCGCGGGTTCGCCCCGCCGGAGGTCACCTACATCGGCAAGGGCGCCACCTTCGTGCTGATGTACGCCTTCCCGTTCCTGCTGCTCACCCAAGGCGGATCCGACATCGCCGCGTTCGCGCGTCCGATCGGGTACGCCTTCACGGCGTGGGGTGCGGTCCTGTACGTCTATTCGGGCGTGTTGTACGTCGTCCAGACGGTGCGGGCCCTGCGATCCGCCGATCGCGGCTAG
- the gcvH gene encoding glycine cleavage system protein GcvH: MSTPEELRYTEEHEWVSVRDGGLVRVGITEYAQDQLGDVVFVDLPEVGKQVGSGDAFGEVESTKSVSELFAPLDGEVVAVNDAVAESPELINSDPYGEGWLVELRLDDASSVDSLLEAEAYQALIKE, encoded by the coding sequence TTGTCCACTCCAGAAGAACTGCGCTACACCGAGGAGCACGAGTGGGTCTCCGTACGCGACGGAGGGCTCGTGCGCGTGGGCATCACGGAGTACGCCCAGGACCAGCTCGGTGACGTGGTGTTCGTCGACCTCCCCGAGGTCGGCAAGCAGGTCGGCTCCGGCGACGCCTTCGGCGAGGTCGAGTCGACCAAGAGCGTTTCGGAGCTGTTCGCCCCGCTCGACGGCGAGGTGGTCGCGGTCAACGACGCGGTGGCCGAGTCGCCCGAACTGATCAACAGCGACCCCTATGGTGAGGGCTGGCTGGTCGAGCTCCGTCTCGACGACGCGAGCTCGGTCGATTCGCTGCTCGAGGCCGAGGCGTACCAGGCGCTGATCAAGGAATAG
- the garA gene encoding glycogen accumulation regulator GarA: MSTNDGPGVPPEQSPERTSVFRADFLADVEGTEAPPAAEAPVQGVDALPAGSALLVVKRGPNAGSRFLLDRDTTSAGRHPDSDIFLDDVTVSRRHAEFRREGGEFVVIDVGSLNGTYVNREPVDQAVLAGGDEVQIGKFRLVFLTGPGSGGQGAR, from the coding sequence GTGAGCACGAACGACGGGCCCGGCGTTCCCCCGGAGCAGTCTCCGGAGCGGACTTCTGTCTTCCGGGCCGACTTCCTGGCCGACGTCGAAGGCACTGAGGCTCCTCCGGCTGCCGAGGCCCCCGTCCAGGGTGTGGACGCGCTGCCCGCGGGTTCCGCGCTGCTGGTCGTCAAGCGCGGCCCGAACGCGGGTTCGCGCTTCCTGCTGGACCGCGACACCACCAGTGCGGGACGGCACCCGGACAGCGACATCTTCCTCGACGACGTCACGGTTTCCCGGCGGCACGCCGAGTTCCGCCGTGAGGGTGGCGAGTTCGTCGTCATCGACGTCGGCAGCCTCAACGGCACCTACGTCAACCGCGAGCCGGTCGACCAGGCCGTCCTCGCCGGTGGCGACGAGGTGCAGATCGGCAAGTTCCGCCTGGTCTTCCTGACCGGCCCGGGTTCCGGGGGCCAGGGGGCACGGTGA
- the ftsR gene encoding transcriptional regulator FtsR, which produces MTAAGRPDRDASQRDGLSIGAVLAQLRGDFPDVTISKIRFLEAEGLVQPGRTPSGYRQFAPADVERLRFVLSAQRDHYLPLKVIKEQLDAADQGAAPSAAAPKPPRKLVSLESPGENGGLPSPGDFETDREIRLTEEDLLRQAGIDAATLAELRQYGLVRPGAAGFYDPDSVLVAKTVKAMTEFGIEPRHLRAFRAAADREVGLLEQIVTPVYRHRDEDAQARGDEVVRELAALTVALHTLLVKAGIRAVTGG; this is translated from the coding sequence GTGACGGCGGCCGGGCGGCCTGATCGGGATGCGTCGCAGCGCGATGGGTTGAGCATCGGGGCCGTGCTGGCACAACTGCGCGGCGACTTCCCCGACGTCACCATCTCCAAGATCCGGTTCCTCGAAGCGGAAGGTCTGGTCCAGCCGGGCAGGACCCCGTCGGGGTACCGGCAGTTCGCTCCGGCGGACGTGGAGCGCTTGCGATTCGTCCTGTCCGCCCAGCGGGATCACTACCTTCCGCTGAAGGTCATCAAGGAACAGCTCGACGCGGCGGATCAGGGTGCCGCGCCTTCGGCGGCGGCTCCCAAACCGCCGCGGAAACTCGTTTCGCTCGAGTCCCCGGGGGAAAACGGCGGACTGCCGTCCCCCGGGGACTTCGAGACCGATCGCGAGATCAGGCTGACCGAGGAAGATCTGCTCCGCCAGGCCGGCATCGACGCCGCCACCCTGGCTGAGCTGCGGCAATACGGTCTCGTCCGCCCAGGCGCGGCGGGGTTCTACGACCCCGACTCGGTCCTCGTGGCGAAGACCGTGAAAGCGATGACCGAATTCGGTATCGAGCCGAGACATCTGCGTGCCTTCCGGGCCGCGGCCGACCGCGAAGTCGGCCTGCTGGAGCAGATCGTGACCCCGGTGTATCGGCACCGTGACGAGGACGCCCAAGCGAGGGGCGACGAGGTCGTCCGCGAGCTCGCCGCACTGACCGTGGCGTTACATACGCTCTTGGTGAAGGCCGGAATACGCGCCGTCACGGGCGGCTGA
- a CDS encoding bifunctional nuclease family protein: MSEMRVVGVRVELPANQPILLLRETEGERYLPIWIGSVEATAIALEQQGVRPARPLTHDLLKEVIGALGRELEQVVITDLKEGTFFAELVFDGDIRVSARPSDSVALALRVGVPIHAVDAVLEEAGLIIPDEQEDEVEKFREFLDSVSPEDFRGADT, from the coding sequence ATGAGCGAGATGCGCGTCGTCGGCGTGCGGGTGGAGCTACCCGCGAATCAGCCGATCTTGTTGCTACGGGAAACCGAAGGCGAGCGTTACCTGCCGATCTGGATCGGCTCGGTCGAGGCCACCGCCATCGCCTTGGAGCAGCAGGGAGTCCGCCCGGCCCGTCCGCTCACCCATGACCTGCTCAAGGAGGTCATCGGGGCGCTGGGCCGTGAGCTGGAGCAGGTCGTCATCACCGACTTGAAGGAAGGCACGTTCTTCGCGGAACTGGTCTTCGACGGGGACATCCGGGTTTCGGCGCGGCCGAGCGATTCGGTCGCCCTGGCGCTGCGGGTGGGGGTTCCGATCCACGCCGTGGACGCGGTGCTGGAGGAGGCGGGCCTCATCATTCCCGACGAGCAGGAGGACGAGGTCGAGAAGTTCCGCGAGTTCCTCGACTCCGTCTCGCCGGAGGACTTCCGCGGCGCTGACACTTAA
- a CDS encoding TetR/AcrR family transcriptional regulator — translation MQEVQAELGLSVTEAARRAQIVGATIATISDLGYHKTSFAKIKERAGLSSTRIISYHFTNKAGLMQAVVTTATGMKDKFLEERIQGTTDRARLLRGYIEAEIEFLGSYPELVRVMVEMASSGSDAEGWFMSAPIVEEFRTGRLERQLRQGQQEGAFGDFAPDVMALSIAQAIDGVAAKFAADPKLDLERYGRELADLFTRATAAPK, via the coding sequence ATGCAAGAGGTGCAGGCGGAGCTCGGGCTGTCGGTCACCGAAGCCGCCCGGCGGGCCCAGATCGTCGGCGCCACGATCGCGACGATCTCCGATCTCGGCTACCACAAGACGTCGTTCGCGAAGATCAAGGAGCGGGCAGGGCTGTCCAGCACCCGGATCATCTCGTACCACTTCACCAACAAGGCCGGCCTGATGCAGGCCGTGGTCACCACCGCGACCGGGATGAAGGACAAGTTCCTCGAGGAGCGGATCCAGGGCACGACCGACCGGGCCAGGCTGCTGCGCGGCTACATCGAAGCGGAGATCGAGTTCCTCGGCTCGTACCCGGAGCTGGTGCGGGTCATGGTCGAGATGGCTTCGAGCGGATCGGACGCCGAAGGCTGGTTCATGTCGGCGCCGATCGTCGAAGAGTTCCGCACCGGCCGGCTCGAGCGTCAGCTGCGACAGGGACAGCAAGAAGGCGCTTTCGGCGACTTCGCGCCGGACGTGATGGCGCTGTCGATCGCCCAGGCCATCGACGGCGTCGCCGCGAAGTTCGCGGCCGACCCGAAGCTGGACCTGGAGCGGTACGGGCGGGAACTGGCGGACCTGTTCACGCGGGCCACCGCCGCACCAAAGTGA
- a CDS encoding MerR family transcriptional regulator — translation MVEAGSPQEPLVPVADGEQGELFPDSSLPDELVGYRGPAACQIAGITYRQLDYWARTKLVAPSIRTAHGSGSQRLYSFKDILVLKVVKRLLDTGVSLQNIRVAVDHLRLRGVRDLAKVTLFSDGTTVYECTSPEEIVDLLQGGQGVFGIAVSGAMQEISGTIHEFPAERADGGVIETVTPDELTQRRNARRTG, via the coding sequence GTGGTCGAGGCTGGTAGCCCTCAAGAGCCGCTCGTTCCGGTTGCTGACGGTGAGCAGGGCGAGCTGTTCCCCGACTCTTCCCTCCCGGACGAACTCGTCGGCTACCGCGGTCCCGCCGCCTGTCAGATCGCCGGGATCACGTACCGGCAGCTCGACTACTGGGCCCGCACGAAGCTGGTCGCGCCGAGCATCCGCACGGCGCACGGATCCGGTTCGCAGCGGCTCTACTCGTTCAAGGACATCCTCGTCCTGAAGGTCGTCAAGCGGCTGCTGGACACAGGTGTCTCGTTGCAGAACATCAGGGTCGCCGTCGACCACCTGCGCTTGCGCGGTGTCCGCGATCTGGCCAAGGTCACCCTGTTCTCCGACGGCACCACCGTCTACGAGTGCACTTCGCCCGAAGAGATCGTCGATTTACTCCAGGGCGGGCAGGGTGTTTTCGGCATCGCGGTCAGCGGGGCGATGCAGGAGATCAGCGGGACCATCCACGAGTTCCCGGCCGAGCGGGCCGACGGCGGCGTGATCGAAACCGTCACGCCCGACGAGCTCACGCAGCGCCGTAACGCACGTCGCACCGGCTGA
- the gcvP gene encoding aminomethyl-transferring glycine dehydrogenase has protein sequence MEPDSLAALESGTPFADRHIGPGAEELARILDVVGVGSLDELAERAVPASLRESATPLELPPPATETAALAELRALAARNRPMVQMIGLGYHDTVTPPVIRRNVLESPAWYTAYTPYQPEISQGRLEALLNFQTMVADLTGLPIANASMLDEATAAAEAMTLVRRAGKAKSNRFVVDEDTLPQTIEVLRTRAEPLGIELVTADLSQGITGLGLGGDFYGVLLSYPGASGVVREWDHTIAEAKALGAAVVMAADPLALTLLRSPGELGADVAVGSTQRFGVPMGFGGPRAAYLAVRQGLERQLPGRLVGVSKDADGAPAYRLALQTREQHIRREKATSNICTAQVLLAVIASMYAVYHGPEGLRAIANRAHRMATVLAAGLAESGVDVVHCEFFDTVMVSVPGRATGVVGTARELGVNLRQVDADHVAVACDETTTREHLSLVWKAFGVAVSDVDSLDADTADGFPPDLRRTSDYLTHPVFHAHRSETALLRYLRALSDKDVALDRSMIPLGSCTMKLNATAEMEPITWPEFAGLHPFAPAEDAAGLLSIVKDLEQWLAGITGYDAVSLQPNAGSQGEFAGLLAIRAYHRERGNAARDVCLIPSSAHGTNAASAIMAGMRVVVVKCDDEGNIDLAHLKSTVDEHADDLAAIMITYPSTHGVYEDTVREVCALVHDAGGQVYVDGANLNALIGVAQYGRFGADVSHLNLHKTFCIPHGGGGPGIGPIGVRAHLAPYLPNHPLQPDAGPATGVGPISAAPWGSASILPISWAYVRMMGAEGLRRATMTAVANANYVAKRLAEHYPVLYSGHDGLVAHECILDLRALTKRTGVTVDDVAKRLADYGLHAPTMSFPVAGTLMVEPTESEDLGELDRFCDAMIAIRGEIEKVAAGEWPVAESPLRNAPHTARCLAGEWDRPYSREIAVFPAGFTASKIWPPVRRIDGAAGDRNLVCSCPPPEAFA, from the coding sequence ATGGAGCCTGATTCACTGGCCGCGCTCGAATCCGGAACCCCCTTCGCGGACCGGCACATCGGTCCCGGTGCGGAGGAACTCGCGCGCATCCTCGACGTCGTCGGCGTCGGTTCCCTCGACGAACTGGCCGAGCGCGCCGTCCCCGCGTCGCTCCGGGAATCCGCGACTCCGCTGGAGCTGCCTCCGCCCGCCACCGAGACGGCCGCGCTCGCCGAGCTCCGCGCGCTCGCCGCGCGCAACCGGCCGATGGTCCAGATGATCGGCCTCGGCTACCACGACACCGTCACCCCGCCGGTCATCCGCCGGAACGTGCTGGAAAGCCCGGCCTGGTACACCGCGTACACGCCGTATCAGCCGGAGATCTCGCAAGGCCGCCTCGAAGCGCTGCTCAACTTCCAGACCATGGTGGCCGACCTGACCGGCCTGCCGATCGCGAACGCTTCCATGCTGGACGAGGCGACCGCCGCGGCGGAGGCGATGACGCTGGTCCGCAGGGCGGGCAAGGCGAAATCGAACCGGTTCGTGGTCGACGAAGACACGCTGCCGCAGACGATCGAGGTCCTGCGCACCCGTGCTGAACCGCTCGGCATCGAGCTGGTGACCGCCGACCTGTCGCAGGGCATCACCGGACTCGGTCTCGGCGGCGACTTCTACGGTGTGCTGCTGTCCTATCCCGGCGCGTCCGGTGTCGTCCGCGAATGGGACCACACCATCGCCGAGGCCAAGGCGCTGGGCGCGGCCGTGGTGATGGCCGCGGATCCGCTGGCCTTGACCCTGCTGCGGTCGCCGGGCGAGCTCGGCGCCGACGTCGCGGTCGGATCGACGCAGCGATTCGGTGTCCCGATGGGTTTCGGCGGCCCGCGCGCCGCGTACCTCGCCGTCCGGCAGGGGCTCGAACGTCAGTTGCCCGGCCGGCTCGTCGGAGTGTCGAAGGACGCCGACGGCGCCCCCGCGTACCGGCTCGCCCTGCAGACCCGTGAGCAGCACATCCGCCGGGAGAAGGCGACCAGCAACATCTGCACCGCGCAGGTGCTCCTGGCCGTCATCGCTTCGATGTACGCGGTGTACCACGGTCCCGAAGGCCTGCGCGCCATCGCCAACCGCGCGCACCGGATGGCCACCGTGCTCGCGGCGGGGCTCGCCGAAAGCGGCGTGGACGTCGTGCACTGCGAGTTCTTCGACACCGTCATGGTCTCCGTCCCCGGCCGCGCGACCGGCGTCGTCGGCACCGCGAGGGAACTCGGTGTCAACCTCCGGCAGGTCGACGCGGACCACGTCGCCGTCGCCTGTGACGAGACGACCACCCGCGAGCATCTTTCCTTGGTGTGGAAAGCGTTCGGTGTCGCGGTGTCCGATGTGGACTCACTCGACGCGGACACCGCCGACGGTTTCCCGCCGGACCTGCGCCGCACCAGCGACTACCTGACGCATCCCGTCTTCCACGCGCACCGCTCGGAAACGGCACTGCTGCGGTACCTGAGGGCGTTGTCCGACAAGGACGTCGCGCTCGACCGGAGCATGATCCCGCTCGGCTCGTGCACGATGAAACTCAACGCCACGGCCGAAATGGAGCCGATCACCTGGCCCGAGTTCGCCGGCCTGCACCCGTTCGCGCCCGCCGAGGACGCGGCCGGTCTGCTGTCCATCGTCAAGGATCTGGAACAGTGGCTGGCCGGGATCACCGGCTACGACGCGGTTTCCCTGCAGCCGAACGCCGGAAGCCAGGGCGAGTTCGCCGGATTGCTGGCGATCCGGGCCTACCATCGCGAACGCGGGAACGCGGCGAGGGACGTCTGCCTGATCCCGTCGAGTGCCCACGGGACCAACGCGGCCAGCGCGATCATGGCGGGGATGCGGGTGGTCGTCGTGAAATGCGACGACGAGGGGAACATCGACCTCGCCCACCTCAAGTCCACAGTGGACGAGCACGCGGACGACCTGGCCGCGATCATGATCACCTATCCCTCCACGCACGGTGTGTACGAGGACACCGTCCGCGAGGTCTGCGCGCTGGTGCACGACGCGGGCGGCCAGGTGTACGTCGACGGAGCGAACCTGAACGCGCTGATCGGGGTGGCGCAGTACGGCCGGTTCGGCGCCGATGTCTCCCATCTCAACCTGCACAAGACCTTCTGCATCCCGCACGGCGGCGGCGGACCGGGTATCGGCCCGATCGGCGTCCGCGCGCACCTGGCGCCGTACCTGCCGAACCACCCGCTGCAGCCGGACGCGGGCCCGGCCACCGGCGTGGGCCCGATCAGCGCCGCCCCGTGGGGAAGCGCGTCGATCCTGCCGATTTCCTGGGCTTATGTCCGGATGATGGGTGCCGAAGGCCTGAGGCGCGCGACGATGACCGCGGTCGCGAACGCCAACTACGTCGCCAAACGCCTCGCGGAGCACTACCCGGTGCTGTACTCCGGCCACGACGGTCTGGTCGCGCACGAATGCATCCTCGACCTCCGCGCGCTCACCAAGCGGACCGGCGTCACCGTCGACGACGTCGCCAAGCGGCTGGCCGACTACGGTCTCCACGCGCCGACGATGTCCTTCCCGGTCGCGGGCACGCTCATGGTCGAGCCCACCGAGAGCGAGGACCTCGGCGAACTCGACCGGTTCTGCGACGCGATGATCGCGATCCGCGGCGAGATCGAGAAGGTCGCGGCGGGGGAGTGGCCGGTGGCCGAGAGCCCGCTGCGGAACGCCCCGCACACCGCGCGCTGCCTCGCGGGCGAGTGGGATCGCCCGTACAGCAGGGAGATCGCGGTCTTCCCGGCCGGGTTCACGGCGTCGAAGATCTGGCCTCCGGTGCGGCGGATCGACGGGGCCGCGGGTGACCGCAACCTCGTCTGCTCCTGCCCGCCTCCGGAGGCCTTCGCCTGA